Proteins encoded by one window of Kribbella flavida DSM 17836:
- a CDS encoding glycerate kinase translates to MRVLIAPDKFAGTLTAVEAAAAIEEGWRRRDPDAEVLVAPMADGGPGFIDVLAAVVDGTLLSVTVRGPLGGEVPATVLVAGETAYVETAQACGLHLVEPGDRRPEDGTTYGVGQLIAAAVDAGAKRIILGLGGSGTNDAGAGLLAALGATGQGGRLDAGATGLAALTAVDLEPARSRMAGIEFVAASDVENPMLGLRGATNVFGSQKGLTDERKPEVDGWLTRFAELAGRKTADQKGAGAAGGLGYALLLLGAERVSGIDLVAELTGLKDKAGRVDLVLSGEGAFDFQSRDGKVIAGVAKVANDAMRPCVVLAGKVLIGAREMRTMGVESAYSLVDAVGEERAFADPHGSLAAVAERVARTWAR, encoded by the coding sequence ATGCGCGTGCTGATTGCTCCGGACAAGTTCGCTGGAACGCTGACGGCGGTCGAGGCCGCGGCCGCGATCGAGGAGGGGTGGCGGCGGCGGGATCCGGACGCCGAGGTGCTGGTGGCGCCGATGGCCGACGGCGGGCCGGGCTTCATCGACGTGCTCGCGGCCGTTGTCGACGGCACCTTGTTGTCGGTGACCGTGCGCGGACCGCTCGGCGGGGAGGTCCCGGCGACGGTGCTGGTGGCCGGCGAGACGGCGTACGTGGAGACCGCGCAGGCGTGCGGGCTGCACCTGGTCGAGCCCGGGGACCGCCGCCCCGAGGACGGTACGACGTACGGCGTCGGCCAGCTGATCGCGGCCGCGGTGGACGCGGGGGCGAAGCGGATCATTCTCGGGCTCGGTGGCTCCGGCACGAACGACGCCGGCGCGGGCCTGCTCGCGGCGCTCGGCGCGACAGGGCAGGGCGGCCGGCTGGACGCGGGCGCGACCGGCCTGGCCGCGCTGACTGCCGTGGACCTGGAGCCCGCGCGCAGCCGGATGGCCGGGATCGAGTTCGTCGCCGCCAGCGACGTGGAGAACCCGATGCTCGGACTGCGCGGCGCCACCAACGTGTTCGGCAGCCAGAAGGGCCTGACCGACGAGCGCAAGCCGGAGGTGGACGGCTGGCTCACCCGGTTCGCCGAGCTGGCCGGCCGCAAGACCGCGGACCAGAAGGGCGCGGGCGCGGCCGGCGGCCTCGGGTACGCGCTGCTGCTGCTCGGCGCCGAGCGGGTGTCCGGGATCGACCTGGTCGCCGAGCTGACCGGGCTGAAGGACAAGGCCGGCCGGGTGGACCTGGTGCTGTCCGGCGAGGGCGCGTTCGACTTCCAGTCCCGCGACGGCAAGGTGATCGCCGGGGTCGCGAAGGTGGCCAACGACGCGATGCGGCCGTGCGTGGTGCTGGCCGGCAAGGTGCTGATCGGCGCCCGCGAGATGCGCACGATGGGCGTGGAGTCGGCGTACTCGCTGGTCGACGCGGTCGGCGAGGAGCGGGCGTTCGCCGACCCGCACGGCTCGCTGGCGGCGGTCGCCGAACGCGTCGCCCGGACCTGGGCGCGCTGA
- a CDS encoding diacylglycerol/lipid kinase family protein, whose amino-acid sequence MNSSGHPDPRDDQPEPPALRRAAVILNPIKVPDADEFRKKVDAALSERGYDDSLWLETTVDDAGYTMAQRAVEETVDLVVVAGGDGTVRVVCAELARTGIPVAVLPAGTGNLLARNLGITLDLDAALAELLDGSERRIDSVLVRGDQFETDRFVVMAGLGLDAAIIADARPELKARVGWAAYVISAVKNLNHPFVRVEITLDDRPPLRRRARTVVIGNVGTLQANIPLLPDAEPDDGRIDLVVLAPRRVRQWPRLALSLLIKSWRESHIERFTAERIQVTSRKVVGRQLDGDTIPDGHTLSAEVDPSALVVRVP is encoded by the coding sequence GTGAACTCGTCAGGCCACCCGGACCCCCGCGACGACCAGCCGGAGCCTCCGGCGCTGCGCCGGGCCGCGGTGATCCTGAACCCGATCAAGGTGCCGGACGCCGACGAGTTCCGCAAGAAGGTCGACGCGGCGCTCAGCGAGCGCGGCTACGACGACTCGCTGTGGCTGGAGACCACCGTCGACGACGCCGGCTACACGATGGCTCAGCGAGCGGTCGAGGAGACCGTCGACCTGGTCGTCGTGGCCGGCGGGGACGGCACCGTTCGGGTGGTCTGCGCTGAGCTCGCCCGGACCGGCATCCCGGTCGCGGTGCTGCCGGCCGGCACCGGCAACCTGCTGGCCCGCAACCTGGGCATCACGCTCGACCTCGACGCCGCGCTGGCCGAGCTGCTGGACGGGTCCGAGCGGCGGATCGACAGCGTGCTGGTCCGCGGCGACCAGTTCGAGACCGACCGGTTCGTGGTGATGGCCGGGCTCGGCCTGGACGCCGCGATCATCGCCGACGCCCGGCCCGAGCTGAAGGCCCGGGTCGGCTGGGCGGCGTACGTGATCTCGGCGGTGAAGAACCTGAACCACCCGTTCGTCCGGGTGGAGATCACGCTCGACGACCGGCCGCCGCTGCGGCGCCGGGCCCGGACCGTGGTGATCGGCAACGTCGGCACGCTGCAGGCGAACATCCCGCTGCTGCCGGACGCCGAGCCCGACGACGGCCGGATCGACCTGGTCGTGCTGGCGCCGCGCCGGGTCAGGCAGTGGCCGCGGCTGGCGCTCAGCCTGCTGATCAAGTCCTGGCGGGAGAGCCACATCGAGCGCTTCACCGCCGAGCGGATCCAGGTGACGTCGCGCAAGGTGGTCGGCCGCCAGCTCGACGGCGACACCATTCCCGACGGCCACACGCTCAGCGCCGAGGTCGACCCCTCAGCCCTGGTGGTCCGGGTCCCCTGA
- a CDS encoding dihydrofolate reductase family protein, with product MRKIVAGLFISLDGVTEAPDTWHFPYFDDQMGAVVGALSEQADTMLLGRKTFEEFAGFWPTACDEVEMATHMNEIPKLVVSTTLANADQWQNSTLVEGDPLKTLTALKDGPGKDINVVGSSTLVRSLLRAKVLDELHLLVHPIAVGHGARLFDEGETVPLELVSATTFATGVLHTVYRPA from the coding sequence ATGCGCAAGATCGTCGCCGGCCTGTTCATCTCCCTCGACGGCGTCACCGAGGCCCCGGACACCTGGCACTTCCCGTACTTCGACGACCAGATGGGCGCCGTCGTCGGCGCGCTCAGCGAGCAGGCGGACACCATGCTGCTCGGCCGGAAGACGTTCGAGGAGTTCGCCGGCTTCTGGCCGACCGCCTGCGACGAGGTCGAGATGGCCACGCACATGAACGAGATCCCGAAGCTGGTCGTGTCCACCACGCTCGCGAACGCCGACCAGTGGCAGAACTCCACTCTGGTCGAGGGGGACCCGCTGAAGACCCTGACCGCGCTCAAGGACGGTCCCGGCAAGGACATCAACGTGGTTGGTTCGTCGACCCTGGTGCGGTCCCTGCTGCGCGCCAAGGTGCTCGACGAGCTGCACCTGCTGGTGCACCCGATCGCGGTCGGCCACGGTGCCCGGCTGTTCGACGAGGGCGAGACGGTGCCGCTGGAGCTGGTCTCCGCGACCACCTTCGCGACCGGCGTGCTGCACACGGTCTACCGCCCGGCCTGA
- the erpA gene encoding iron-sulfur cluster insertion protein ErpA, whose amino-acid sequence MTEAQTEQAATTATGIALTDGAAAKVKALLDQEGRDDLALRVAVQPGGCSGLRYQLFFDERQLDGDVVADFDGVSVVTDRMSAPYLKGASIDFVDTIEKQGFTIDNPNATGSCACGDSFN is encoded by the coding sequence ATGACTGAAGCGCAGACCGAGCAGGCTGCAACCACCGCCACGGGGATCGCGTTGACGGACGGGGCCGCGGCCAAGGTGAAGGCGCTGCTGGACCAGGAAGGTCGCGACGACCTCGCGCTGCGCGTGGCCGTGCAGCCGGGTGGCTGCTCCGGCCTGCGGTACCAGCTGTTCTTCGACGAGCGTCAGCTCGACGGTGACGTGGTGGCCGACTTCGACGGTGTGAGCGTCGTCACGGACCGGATGAGCGCGCCGTACCTGAAGGGCGCCTCGATCGACTTCGTCGACACCATCGAGAAGCAGGGCTTCACGATCGACAACCCGAACGCCACCGGCTCCTGCGCCTGCGGCGACTCGTTCAACTGA
- a CDS encoding serine hydrolase domain-containing protein: MSSLPRSTPPDQGLSAVALERFVAALDASDQEMHTVMVLRHGHVVLEREWAPYRLADRHLLFSVSKSFTSMAIGLVVDAGLLSLDDQVISFFSGDDLPGKISDNLAALRVEHLLTMTTGHDKDTVDRLGRTGRMVQGFFALEVEHPPGAPFVYNSGATYILSAIVQKVTGEKLVDYLRPRLFEPLGATEAVWDSSDEGITLGGWGLSLSTESLAHFGQFLLQRGEWQGRQLVPAAWIDAATAGQVDNSNQDNPDWQQGYGYQFWRSRHNAYRGDGAFGQYCLILPEHDTAVILTSASPDMQATMDIIWQHLLPALQSTDAPGEAAPGAAVPGQAGLGAAVPGQAGLGADRTARDGGPGQRLGELRIPPPAGPAPAGGDGRRYRFARNHVGLTEVRLDEDGTGTFTFVRQTTLERSGGDPGPAQSGAQQVVFAPGDWQEHAYTLVDPAQRMVTSAYGDGDAFVATLRLLETPFALTFRCRPSGDRLVVDLTVNVAFGITNDTFESL; the protein is encoded by the coding sequence GTGAGCAGCCTTCCGCGGAGTACCCCGCCAGACCAGGGACTGTCGGCCGTCGCGCTGGAGCGCTTCGTCGCCGCTCTCGACGCCTCGGACCAGGAGATGCACACGGTGATGGTGCTGCGGCACGGCCACGTCGTGCTCGAGCGCGAGTGGGCGCCGTACCGGCTGGCCGACCGGCACCTGCTGTTCTCGGTGTCGAAGAGCTTCACCTCGATGGCGATCGGCCTGGTCGTCGACGCCGGGCTGCTGTCGCTGGACGACCAGGTGATCTCGTTCTTCTCCGGCGACGACCTGCCCGGCAAGATCAGCGACAACCTGGCCGCGCTGCGCGTCGAGCACCTGCTGACGATGACGACCGGGCACGACAAGGACACTGTCGACCGGCTCGGCCGGACCGGCCGGATGGTCCAGGGCTTCTTCGCGCTGGAGGTCGAGCACCCGCCGGGAGCGCCGTTCGTCTACAACAGCGGCGCGACGTACATCCTGTCGGCGATCGTGCAGAAGGTCACCGGCGAGAAGCTGGTCGACTACTTGCGGCCGCGGCTGTTCGAGCCGCTGGGCGCGACGGAGGCCGTCTGGGACAGCTCGGACGAGGGCATCACGCTGGGCGGCTGGGGCTTGAGCCTGAGCACGGAATCGCTGGCGCACTTCGGGCAGTTCCTGCTGCAGCGCGGCGAGTGGCAAGGGCGGCAGTTGGTCCCGGCCGCCTGGATCGACGCGGCGACAGCGGGGCAGGTCGACAACAGCAACCAGGACAACCCGGACTGGCAGCAGGGGTACGGGTACCAGTTCTGGCGGTCCCGGCACAACGCCTACCGCGGCGACGGCGCGTTCGGGCAGTACTGCCTGATCCTGCCGGAGCACGACACCGCCGTGATCCTCACCAGCGCCTCCCCCGACATGCAGGCCACGATGGACATCATCTGGCAGCACCTCCTGCCGGCCCTGCAGTCCACCGACGCCCCCGGTGAGGCGGCGCCGGGCGCGGCTGTGCCTGGGCAGGCGGGGCTCGGCGCGGCTGTGCCTGGGCAGGCGGGGCTCGGCGCGGACCGAACCGCGCGGGACGGCGGGCCGGGACAGCGACTGGGCGAGCTGCGGATTCCGCCGCCCGCGGGTCCGGCGCCGGCCGGCGGCGACGGGCGCAGGTACCGGTTCGCGCGCAACCACGTCGGGCTGACCGAGGTCCGGCTCGACGAGGACGGCACCGGCACCTTCACCTTCGTCCGGCAGACGACCCTGGAGCGATCCGGCGGCGACCCGGGCCCTGCACAGTCCGGCGCGCAGCAGGTCGTCTTCGCGCCCGGCGACTGGCAGGAGCACGCGTACACGCTGGTCGATCCCGCCCAGCGAATGGTCACCTCGGCGTACGGCGACGGCGACGCCTTCGTGGCAACGCTCCGGCTGCTGGAGACCCCGTTCGCGCTGACGTTCCGCTGCCGCCCCAGCGGGGACCGGCTCGTGGTCGACCTCACCGTCAACGTCGCCTTCGGCATCACCAACGACACCTTCGAATCCCTGTAG
- a CDS encoding DoxX family protein, whose amino-acid sequence MSIATWIVSALLAVLFAASGVAKSTMSRDRLIATGQTGVAVFPMPLVRVVAGCEILGAVGLVVPWLTDTARYLTPVAAVGLGVVMIGAAAAHVSLKEPGPVAATVVFFAGCVFVAASRFAALG is encoded by the coding sequence ATGTCCATCGCCACCTGGATCGTGAGCGCTCTGCTCGCGGTCCTGTTCGCCGCCTCGGGCGTCGCCAAGTCCACGATGTCCCGCGACCGCCTGATCGCCACCGGCCAGACCGGCGTCGCGGTGTTCCCGATGCCGCTGGTCCGGGTGGTGGCCGGCTGCGAGATCCTCGGCGCGGTCGGCCTGGTCGTGCCGTGGCTGACGGACACCGCGCGGTACCTGACCCCGGTCGCCGCCGTCGGCCTCGGCGTGGTGATGATCGGGGCCGCCGCGGCGCACGTCTCGCTGAAGGAGCCGGGGCCGGTGGCGGCCACGGTGGTGTTCTTCGCCGGGTGCGTCTTCGTGGCCGCGTCGCGGTTCGCCGCCCTCGGCTGA
- a CDS encoding NUDIX domain-containing protein produces MTDTPSALRHPGAADGERPRARHEYGVRIGAGAVLRPGATAAVLDGERLLLTRRSDNGEWCLPGGGIDPGERPAETAEREVLEETGLTVRATELLGVYSDPDIVVVYPDGNRVQILGVLFRAEIVAGTAGVSDEVTEIGWFTAAEAAELPVIANHVPLLPTAYGLAGPYFNRPA; encoded by the coding sequence ATGACCGACACGCCGTCAGCCCTTCGGCACCCGGGAGCTGCCGACGGCGAGAGGCCGCGGGCGAGGCACGAGTACGGCGTACGGATCGGGGCGGGCGCGGTCCTGCGTCCGGGGGCGACGGCGGCGGTGCTGGACGGTGAGCGGCTGCTGCTGACGCGGCGCAGCGACAACGGGGAATGGTGTCTGCCGGGCGGCGGGATCGACCCGGGTGAGCGACCGGCCGAGACCGCGGAGCGCGAGGTCCTGGAGGAGACCGGGCTGACCGTGCGGGCGACCGAGTTGCTCGGCGTCTACTCGGACCCGGACATCGTCGTGGTGTACCCGGACGGCAACCGCGTGCAGATTCTCGGCGTGCTGTTCCGCGCCGAGATCGTCGCCGGGACCGCCGGAGTGTCGGACGAGGTCACGGAGATCGGCTGGTTCACCGCCGCCGAAGCCGCCGAGCTGCCGGTGATCGCGAACCACGTGCCGCTGCTGCCCACGGCGTACGGGCTGGCCGGGCCGTACTTCAACCGACCGGCCTGA
- a CDS encoding RNA polymerase sigma-70 factor encodes MEQTGTELRPLLLSIAYRMLGSFGDAEDVVQEAYLRLHREPEQVRSVKAYLTTVTTRLAIDQLRSARRQREQYVGPWLPEPAVDGYVDLAERAALSDSLATAFLVVLERLSPEQRAVFLLRDVFGYGYQEVAGIVGKTQAAVRQTAVRARRELARERPRFDSSRQERDELVRRFVAASEHGELDGLLELLAPAATFTGDGGGKALSMPEPVLGAEQVARLVVMAFERVRTLGFEVRFAQVGGQPALRITGPGDATAAVWSLQIAGGRVAAIHSVVNPDKLGHLQTAPTPPAQPLSPVRQPGARPGGAAVRGPGPPGLRGRPRR; translated from the coding sequence ATGGAACAGACCGGGACCGAGCTGAGGCCGTTGCTGCTGTCGATCGCGTACCGGATGCTCGGCAGCTTCGGTGACGCCGAAGACGTCGTCCAGGAGGCCTACCTGCGGCTGCACCGGGAGCCGGAGCAGGTGAGGTCGGTGAAGGCCTACCTGACCACGGTGACGACGCGGCTGGCGATCGACCAGCTGCGCTCCGCCCGGCGACAGCGCGAGCAGTACGTCGGGCCGTGGCTGCCCGAACCGGCCGTCGACGGGTACGTCGACCTCGCGGAGCGGGCGGCACTGTCGGACTCGCTGGCGACCGCGTTCCTGGTCGTGCTCGAACGGCTGTCGCCCGAGCAACGCGCGGTGTTCCTGCTGCGGGACGTGTTCGGCTACGGCTACCAGGAGGTCGCCGGCATCGTCGGCAAGACGCAGGCGGCGGTGCGGCAGACCGCCGTACGGGCCCGGCGGGAGCTGGCGCGGGAGCGGCCGCGCTTCGACTCGTCGCGGCAGGAGCGGGACGAGTTGGTCCGGCGGTTCGTCGCGGCGTCCGAGCACGGGGAGCTGGACGGGCTGCTGGAGCTGCTGGCTCCGGCTGCGACCTTCACCGGCGACGGCGGCGGCAAGGCGCTCAGCATGCCCGAGCCTGTGCTCGGCGCGGAGCAGGTCGCCCGGCTGGTGGTCATGGCGTTCGAGCGGGTGCGGACACTGGGGTTCGAAGTCCGGTTCGCCCAGGTCGGCGGGCAGCCGGCGTTGCGCATCACCGGGCCCGGCGACGCGACGGCGGCGGTGTGGTCGCTGCAGATCGCCGGCGGCCGGGTCGCGGCGATCCACAGCGTGGTGAACCCGGACAAACTGGGGCACCTGCAGACGGCCCCCACTCCTCCGGCCCAGCCCCTCAGCCCAGTCCGTCAGCCGGGTGCCCGGCCGGGCGGTGCGGCGGTCAGGGGACCCGGACCACCAGGGCTGAGGGGTCGACCTCGGCGCTGA
- a CDS encoding M20 family metallopeptidase: MSISAAEQAVLDQLDEGWLVETTQSLLRAPGQNPPGDEAATVAVLRAAASDLGLEVAEAAVEPGRNNLVITLPAAAAGPARPGLLLLGHTDVVPVGGGWTNDPFGGELVDGRIYGRGASDMKGGLAASLAAMAVLRGAGLTGPVELAAVVDEEETGKGIRAYVDAVDRLFAGCITTEPTDLQTIIGARGDSYLRVEVHGRACHAGNPADGANAIYGAAAVVAEIERLHAELAAAPHHLLGPATWSVGQIQGGTGGSIVPAECVLVADRRLLPGESPDAVLDELRRRVAALRLEDRGLTVDLAMPMEMPAFETAADDELVRTTDAALTDAGGPGLALGGWTAACDGGYIARDLGVPVVVLGPGSVTTQAHRADESVAVDELLTAARAYTLTALRLLG; the protein is encoded by the coding sequence ATGAGCATCTCCGCCGCCGAGCAGGCTGTGCTCGATCAGCTCGACGAAGGGTGGCTCGTCGAGACCACGCAGTCGTTGCTGCGGGCACCCGGGCAGAACCCGCCGGGCGACGAGGCCGCGACGGTCGCCGTGCTCCGGGCGGCGGCGAGCGATCTCGGCCTGGAGGTCGCCGAGGCTGCCGTCGAGCCCGGGCGGAACAACCTCGTGATCACGCTGCCTGCTGCCGCGGCCGGGCCCGCACGGCCCGGGCTGCTGCTGCTCGGGCACACCGATGTCGTGCCGGTCGGCGGCGGCTGGACCAATGATCCGTTCGGTGGCGAACTGGTCGACGGACGGATCTACGGCCGCGGCGCGTCCGACATGAAGGGCGGGCTGGCCGCGTCCCTCGCCGCCATGGCCGTACTACGGGGCGCCGGCCTGACCGGTCCGGTCGAGCTGGCCGCCGTGGTGGACGAGGAAGAGACCGGCAAGGGCATCCGCGCGTACGTCGACGCGGTGGACCGCCTGTTCGCCGGCTGCATCACCACGGAGCCGACGGACCTGCAGACCATCATCGGCGCCCGTGGCGACTCCTATCTGCGGGTCGAGGTGCACGGCCGGGCCTGCCACGCCGGCAATCCCGCCGACGGCGCGAACGCGATCTACGGCGCCGCCGCGGTCGTCGCCGAGATCGAACGCCTGCACGCCGAGCTCGCCGCGGCACCGCACCACCTGCTCGGCCCGGCGACCTGGAGCGTCGGGCAGATCCAGGGCGGCACCGGCGGCTCGATCGTGCCGGCCGAGTGCGTGCTGGTCGCCGACCGGCGGCTGCTGCCCGGCGAGTCCCCGGACGCCGTCCTGGACGAGCTGCGCCGACGGGTCGCCGCGCTGCGCCTGGAGGATCGCGGTCTGACCGTCGACCTCGCGATGCCGATGGAGATGCCCGCGTTCGAGACCGCCGCCGACGACGAACTGGTCCGCACCACCGACGCGGCCCTGACCGACGCCGGCGGCCCGGGTCTGGCGCTGGGCGGCTGGACCGCCGCCTGCGACGGCGGCTACATCGCCCGCGACCTCGGCGTACCGGTCGTGGTGCTCGGTCCCGGGTCGGTCACCACCCAGGCCCACCGCGCCGACGAGTCAGTCGCGGTCGACGAACTGCTGACCGCCGCCCGCGCCTACACCCTGACCGCCCTCCGCCTGCTCGGCTGA
- a CDS encoding endonuclease V, translating to MHTGPETVEQAIAVQESLRSQVDTAGPGPQQPRYVAGLDVAYAGDEFAAAVVVLDGLEVVDRAVVLGRTAFPYVPGLFAFREVPGLLTALERLRTTPELLVCDGQGLAHPRRFGLACHLGVVTGLPSVGVAKTAFVGTWQEPGPRRGDASELLLDGEVVGKALRTQNKTKPVFVSVGHRVDLATAVARVLDLTPRYRLPETTRAADRVCRQALKDSQDEETAR from the coding sequence ATGCACACCGGGCCGGAAACAGTCGAGCAAGCGATCGCGGTGCAGGAGAGCCTGCGGAGCCAGGTCGACACCGCGGGCCCTGGACCGCAGCAACCGCGGTACGTCGCGGGGCTGGACGTCGCGTACGCCGGCGACGAGTTCGCCGCGGCGGTGGTCGTGCTGGACGGGCTCGAGGTGGTCGACCGGGCCGTCGTGCTGGGACGGACGGCGTTCCCGTACGTGCCGGGGCTGTTCGCGTTCCGCGAGGTGCCGGGGTTGCTGACCGCGCTGGAGCGGCTGCGGACCACGCCGGAACTGCTGGTGTGTGACGGGCAGGGGCTCGCTCATCCGCGGCGCTTCGGGCTCGCCTGCCATCTGGGCGTGGTGACGGGGCTGCCGAGCGTCGGGGTGGCGAAGACGGCGTTCGTCGGGACGTGGCAGGAGCCCGGGCCCCGGCGTGGTGATGCCAGCGAGCTGCTGCTCGACGGAGAGGTCGTCGGAAAGGCTCTGCGGACCCAGAACAAAACCAAGCCGGTGTTCGTCTCAGTCGGGCATCGGGTCGACCTCGCCACCGCGGTGGCGCGAGTGCTCGACCTGACACCGCGCTACCGCCTGCCGGAGACCACCCGGGCCGCCGACCGCGTCTGCCGGCAGGCGCTCAAGGACAGCCAGGACGAGGAGACGGCCCGATGA